GCGACTGACGCCGCTCCTTTCACTGACGTACGGACGGCGACCGACCCCGTCCCCCGGTGGGAGAAGCGTAAGCCGTACCCGGACGAGGACGTGGCGACGCTCCTCCTGCACGCGGGTCCTCAGGAGGCCGTCATCGTGATCCTGGGCGCACACTGCGGTTTGCGTGCCACGGAGATGACGACGCTGTTCCGGAAGGACGTGCACCTCACGGCGCCCGAGCCGTTCCTGATCGTGACGGGCAAGCGTCAGCGCCGGCAGGAAGTGCCCCTCTCGGGGACCGGAGTCCGCGTGATCGGCGATTGGTTGCGGGACACCCCCACCTACGGGCCGCACGTGCTGACCATCCGTACCCGGCAGGGCGTGGAGAAGGCCTTGAAGCGCGTGTGCGGGCTGGCGGGTGTGCGGTACCAGGGCCGCGAGGTCCACGGTTTGCGCCATAGCGCGGGCACCCGCATTTACACGGAAAGCCAGGACCTGCTCGCCGTCCGTGATCACCTCCGCCACCGCACGGTCGACAGCAGCGCGATCTACGTCAATTACGCCCGCGTGGGCAAGAAGAAGGTCAACAAGGACTGGTAGGTCATCGGTCCTGCGATCCGGCCAGCCAGTTGCGCCCGTACTCATCCAGCGGCAGCAGGCCCCAGCGCCGCAGCAGATCCGCCCACCATCCGGTGGGCGTGTTGTCTGTCCCTTCGCGCCAAGTGCCTGGGGAAGGTGGGACCCGTGATTCTCTGGCCATTCCACTTCCAGGCGGCCTGTGGGGTACCGCCGCTTGTGAGGGTGATCACGTCGTACCGCGCATTGAAGAGCCGTTCGGAGATCCGCCGGGCGAGCACGGGAGGGACCTGGCACTTGATGCTCCGCACTCCAGCCTGTGCGGCACGCGCGACCAGGACCCCGCTGATCTCGTCGGCATACGCGTCCGCCTGGCGCTTCAGCGCTGGGCCAGGGCGGAGTGCAGCTGCTTCGTTCGCGCTCAGCATCACTCACCGCCGAGGGACAGCCGGGCGAGCCGGGTCATTCCTGGGTCCCCCGCTCGTCGCTCGCGGCTGAACCACTTCCTCCGCGTCCACGGGCTCCAGGCGCTGCTCGTCAAACACCTCGTTTTCGAGCTTGCCGTCATTGAGGAATTCGATG
The sequence above is drawn from the Deinococcus hopiensis KR-140 genome and encodes:
- a CDS encoding tyrosine-type recombinase/integrase produces the protein MSLELLAANLDLQGRADRLAHLDPDTLRKEGLRAARDRDLAGLWALTESYLVTRGSRGARVSTNTLDSYRIGLEVFLAWAGPAGISLLRPGANSGFRYARHLEASGLAPGSVRVRLAAAKALFTALRWSGATDAAPFTDVRTATDPVPRWEKRKPYPDEDVATLLLHAGPQEAVIVILGAHCGLRATEMTTLFRKDVHLTAPEPFLIVTGKRQRRQEVPLSGTGVRVIGDWLRDTPTYGPHVLTIRTRQGVEKALKRVCGLAGVRYQGREVHGLRHSAGTRIYTESQDLLAVRDHLRHRTVDSSAIYVNYARVGKKKVNKDW